The Citrifermentans bemidjiense Bem genome window below encodes:
- a CDS encoding prepilin-type N-terminal cleavage/methylation domain-containing protein — MRNNQQVTRLILSGAETPEMHSGQRGFSLIELLTVVAIIGILAAIALPAFSDYVYKARVARCKAEIVTLQTSITAYKISNNHQPDTLAEAGYENLLDPWGHPYRYLNIADGSVKGKGSFRKDRFLNPLNSDFDLYSMGADGLSRTPLSAAESHDDVIRASNGGFIGLASDF, encoded by the coding sequence GTGCGGAATAATCAGCAGGTAACACGCTTGATCCTATCTGGAGCGGAAACGCCGGAGATGCACTCCGGCCAGCGAGGATTCAGCCTGATCGAACTACTCACAGTCGTAGCTATCATCGGCATACTGGCGGCTATAGCTCTACCTGCGTTCTCCGACTATGTCTACAAGGCGCGCGTCGCCCGCTGCAAAGCAGAGATCGTGACGCTGCAAACCTCGATCACGGCCTATAAAATCAGCAACAACCACCAGCCGGATACACTGGCAGAGGCAGGCTACGAGAACCTTCTGGACCCTTGGGGGCATCCTTATCGATACCTGAACATCGCAGACGGCTCGGTAAAAGGTAAAGGGAGTTTCCGAAAGGACCGCTTCCTCAATCCCCTCAACTCGGATTTCGACCTCTACAGCATGGGTGCGGACGGCTTGAGCCGCACCCCGCTAAGCGCCGCGGAAAGCCATGACGACGTCATTCGTGCCAGCAATGGCGGGTTTATCGGCCTGGCATCGGATTTCTAG